One Diceros bicornis minor isolate mBicDic1 chromosome 27, mDicBic1.mat.cur, whole genome shotgun sequence genomic region harbors:
- the C27H21orf62 gene encoding uncharacterized protein C21orf62 homolog — protein sequence MAPPSGHSPFLISALGIFVLGCFTRGQKNSTLIFTKENTIRNCSCSADIRDCDYSLANLMCSCKTVLPFAVERTSYNGRLTIWFTDTSALGLLLNFTQVRDLKLSLCSTNTLPTEYLAICGLKRLRVSTEAKRPSPEQSLLIHDGGESAPREKPMLLHKGWQACMYISFLDMALFNRESSLKSYSIENVASIANNFPHFSYFKTFPFLSNRSYVVTVIY from the coding sequence ATGGCTCCGCCCTCTGGGCACAGCCCCTTTCTAATCAGTGCACTGGGCATCTTTGTACTCGGCTGCTTCACGAGAGGTCAGAAGAACAGCACGCTCATTTTCACAAAGGAGAACACCATTCGGAACTGCAGCTGCTCTGCAGACATCCGGGACTGTGATTACAGTTTGGCCAACCTGATGTGCAGCTGTAAAACCGTCCTGCCTTTTGCAGTAGAGCGAACCAGCTACAATGGCCGTCTGACCATCTGGTTCACAGACACATCAGCACTGGGCCTCCTGTTGAACTTCACGCAGGTCCGGGACCTGAAGCTGTCTCTGTGCAGTACAAACACTCTCCCTACTGAATACCTGGCTATTTGCGGGCTGAAGAGGCTTCGCGTCAGCACCGAGGCCAAGCGTCCCTCCCCAGAGCAGAGCTTACTCATCCACGATGGTGGGGAGAGCGCACCCAGAGAGAAGCCCATGTTGTTACACAAAGGCTGGCAAGCATGTATGTATATCTCCTTCTTAGATATGGCCCTTTTCAACAGGGAATCATCCTTAAAATCATATAGTATTGAAAATGTTGCCAGCATTGCCAATAACTTCCCTcatttttcttactttaaaaCCTTCCCATTTCTAAGCAACAGAAGCTACGTTGTCACAGTCATTTACTAA